A single region of the Mugil cephalus isolate CIBA_MC_2020 chromosome 4, CIBA_Mcephalus_1.1, whole genome shotgun sequence genome encodes:
- the inka1b gene encoding PAK4-inhibitor inka2, with product MLCLGDSTDCLRDHMQYMMRSLQDLKQINRPRPLSEPCVRSFAVTRLCKQRAQQERLARLRVSDASEASTYDSACCLASPLEEEEEQERHERLAQGSPSSEKSVDFDSGYSEASWQDEGVVLRRTRNVRVSSSACLRTNRGPSGRIRPKSTSDACLERWTSFEASGPEDWTTSLLSRSRNRQPLVLGDNSFADLIKNWMDLPECPEPAELKPSAGRRLAKDILGNMRRRLAGKSKGVEMRQRPADPSKVSRAAEASKRMSCPVGLQALKPFFHQSHTGLHQLDTDFYQFTALMKTGSRQPIICNDIIGYI from the exons ATG CTGTGTTTAGGAGATTCTACTGACTGCCTTCGGGACCACATGCAGTACATGATGAGATCCTTGCAGGACCTGAAGCAGATAAACAGGCCGAGGCCGCTGAGCGAACCGTGCGTTCGGTCTTTTGCCGTAACGCGGCTCTGCAAACAGAGGGCACAGCAGGAGCGGCTCGCCCGTCTGCGAGTTTCTGACGCCAGTGAAGCCAGCACGTACGACTCTGCCTGCTGCCTGGCCAGCCccttggaggaggaggaagagcaggagcgGCACGAGCGGCTGGCACAAGGCTCCCCCAGCAGCGAGAAGAGTGTGGACTTTGACTCAGGTTACTCTGAGGCTTCCTGGCAAGATGAAGGCGTGGTGCTGAGGAGGACCAGAAATGTGAGGGTCTCCTCTTCTGCCTGTCTCCGCACAAACAGAGGACCTTCTGGTCGTATCCGGCCTAAATCAACCTCAGATGCTTGTCTGGAGAGGTGGACTTCATTTGAGGCCAGTGGTCCGGAGGACTGGACCACATCTCTGCTGAGCCGCAGCAGGAACAGACAACCCCTGGTTCTGGGGGACAACAGTTTTGCCGACCTAATAAAGAACTGGATGGACCTACCAGAATGTCCTGAGCCGGCCGAGCTAAAGCCCAGTGCAGGGAGGCGTCTCGCTAAAGACATTTTGGGGAACATGCGCCGGAGACTGGCAGGGAAGTCTAAAGGTGTCGAGATGAGGCAAAGACCCGCAGACCCCTCAAAGGTCAGCAGGGCGGCAGAGGCTTCCAAACGGATGTCCTGTCCAGTGGGACTCCAGGCCCTCAAACCTTTCTTCCACCAGTCCCACACGGGGCTGCATCAACTAGACACTGACTTCTACCAGTTCACAGCTCTCATGAAGACAGGCAGCCGGCAGCCCATCATATGCAACGACATCATTGGATACATTTGA